One genomic segment of Strix aluco isolate bStrAlu1 chromosome 9, bStrAlu1.hap1, whole genome shotgun sequence includes these proteins:
- the IL12A gene encoding interleukin-12 subunit alpha, with protein sequence MEQRGGTGSAGSSGQAAPRSATARLCRQRGALWVLLPALCLALALPPPGRALPPPTRHRLAEGLSRSWELLAAANASLHRLKELGTLGFECTLEEVDLEDITKNQINTIKACTSEDPGTGNCPALERSTFDMSKCLQGIYEDLNAYRAELKNFNDPKVLASIDEMMKALGTGSRSMPQPAAGAGLTSFKERMRLCSILHAFRIRTVTINRMMNYLTSPESSL encoded by the exons atgGAGCAGCGCGGCGGTAccggcagcgcgggcagcagcgggcaggcagcgccGCGTAGCGCCACGGCCCGGCTTTGCAGGCAGCGGGGGGCGCTCTgggtgctcctgcctgcactctgcctgGCGCTGGCCCTGCCGCCCCCCGGGAGGGCGCTGCCGCCCCCCACCCGCCACCGCCTCGCCGAGGGACTGAGCCgctcctgggagctgctggcagccGCCAACGCCTCCCTCCACCGGTTGAAG GAGCTCGGCACTCTGGGATTTGAATGTACCCTTGAAGAGGTTGATCTTGAAGATATCACTAAGAATCAAATCAACACGATAAAAGCTTGCACATCTGAAGATccaggg ACTGGAAACTGTCCAGCACTGGAAAGATCTACTTTTGATATG AGTAAATGCCTGCAGGGCATCTATGAGGATCTGAATGCCTACAGGGCAGAGCTGAAGAACTTCAATGATCCAAAGGTGCTGGCATCTATTGATGAAATGATGAAA GCCCTGGGGACGGGCAGCAGGAGCATGCCTCAGCCGGCAGCCGGCGCAGGACTGACCTCCTTCAAGGAGAGGATGAGGCTCTGCAGCATCCTTCACGCCTTCCGAATCCGCACAGTCACCATCAACAGGATGATGAACTACCTGACCTCTCCAGAGAGCTCGCTGTAA